A single Pseudodesulfovibrio aespoeensis Aspo-2 DNA region contains:
- the infC gene encoding translation initiation factor IF-3, translated as MAFRGNDRRGQKKQDLVRRNERIRIPKVRVVDEDGEQLGVLDTRDALDRAKEKGLDLVEVAPNADPPVCKIMDYGKFKYQQQKKLQEAKKKQTVIKIKEVKFRPKTDEHDYQTKLNKILQFLDDGDRCKVTVFFRGREIVHKDRGLKMLERVVTDTVDVAKVESRPMSEGRTMTMMLAPVKK; from the coding sequence ATAGCTTTTCGGGGTAACGACCGCCGAGGCCAGAAAAAGCAAGATCTGGTCAGGCGCAATGAGCGAATTCGCATCCCCAAGGTGCGGGTTGTAGATGAGGACGGCGAGCAGCTGGGTGTTCTCGACACCCGCGATGCTCTGGATCGCGCCAAAGAAAAGGGCCTTGACCTTGTCGAGGTCGCGCCCAACGCCGACCCGCCGGTTTGCAAGATCATGGATTACGGCAAATTCAAGTACCAGCAGCAGAAAAAGTTGCAGGAAGCGAAGAAGAAGCAGACCGTGATCAAGATCAAGGAAGTCAAATTCCGGCCCAAGACCGATGAGCACGACTACCAGACGAAGCTCAATAAAATTTTACAATTCCTGGATGATGGAGATCGCTGCAAGGTCACCGTCTTCTTCCGGGGACGCGAGATCGTCCATAAGGACCGCGGGCTGAAAATGCTTGAGCGGGTTGTGACGGATACCGTGGATGTCGCCAAAGTTGAGAGCAGGCCCATGTCGGAGGGACGGACGATGACAATGATGCTTGCTCCCGTGAAAAAATAG
- the rplT gene encoding 50S ribosomal protein L20 — MRVKRGVVAKKRHKKYLKMAKGYRGAGSRLYRTARERVEKALCHAFRDRKAKKREFRKLWIMRINAAARINGMSYSRLMDGLKKAGIELNRKVLADMAVRDPQVFAKIAEAAKVKVS; from the coding sequence ATGAGAGTTAAACGCGGCGTTGTCGCCAAGAAGCGTCACAAGAAATATCTCAAGATGGCCAAGGGGTACCGCGGAGCCGGCAGCCGCTTGTACCGTACCGCTCGCGAACGCGTGGAGAAGGCCCTGTGCCATGCCTTCCGCGACCGCAAGGCCAAGAAGCGTGAGTTCCGCAAGCTGTGGATCATGCGCATCAACGCCGCCGCCCGGATCAACGGCATGTCTTACAGCCGTCTGATGGACGGTCTGAAGAAGGCCGGGATCGAGCTCAACCGCAAGGTGCTGGCCGACATGGCAGTGCGCGATCCGCAGGTGTTCGCGAAAATCGCAGAGGCCGCCAAAGTCAAGGTGAGCTAG
- a CDS encoding arsenate reductase ArsC — MNILFLCTGNSCRSQMAEGWTRHLHPEIGVWSAGVVRHGMNQDAVRVMGEAGVDISAQTSKTVDDLPEVEFDSVVTLCGHAAENCPYFPSRAKRVHRGFDDPPELAAGLENEEDRLAIYRRVRDEIRAMVEGLPGSLED; from the coding sequence ATGAATATTCTGTTTCTGTGCACCGGCAATTCCTGCCGCAGCCAGATGGCCGAGGGGTGGACCCGCCACCTGCATCCAGAGATCGGGGTCTGGTCCGCCGGGGTGGTCCGGCACGGCATGAATCAGGACGCTGTTCGCGTCATGGGCGAGGCCGGGGTGGACATCTCTGCCCAGACATCCAAGACCGTGGACGATCTGCCCGAGGTGGAGTTCGACTCTGTGGTCACCCTGTGCGGCCACGCTGCGGAGAACTGCCCATATTTTCCGTCGCGGGCAAAGCGGGTGCATCGCGGGTTTGACGATCCGCCGGAACTGGCCGCCGGGCTGGAGAACGAGGAGGACCGGCTGGCGATCTACCGTCGGGTGCGCGACGAGATCCGGGCCATGGTCGAGGGGCTGCCGGGGAGTCTTGAGGATTGA
- the rpmI gene encoding 50S ribosomal protein L35 yields the protein MPKIKTRRAAAKRFSKTASGKFKRRRKNLRHILTKKNAKRKRRLGQSTLVDSTNMKAVRRQLPNG from the coding sequence ATGCCCAAGATCAAAACCAGACGCGCTGCCGCCAAGCGGTTCTCCAAGACCGCTTCCGGCAAGTTCAAGCGCCGCAGGAAGAACCTCAGGCACATTCTGACCAAGAAGAATGCCAAGAGGAAGCGCCGCCTGGGCCAGTCCACCCTCGTGGACAGCACGAACATGAAGGCGGTCCGCCGCCAGCTGCCCAACGGTTAG
- the pheT gene encoding phenylalanine--tRNA ligase subunit beta, which translates to MRVSLDWLREFVPYEGEPQALGDRLTMLGLELDGIEDPFESVKDLVVGHVVERSPHPEADKLSVCRVDVGDEVLDIVCGAPNVAAGQKVPVAKVGVTMPDGLKIKKAKLRGVKSNGMICSERELGFSDDHEGIWVLDDVLVPGARLVDALNLERVVFDFDITPNRADCLSILGFARETALAFDLPLTLPALDLKEAGGNAADEVRIVIDDPELCPLYNARVIRGVKTRKGPDWMRFRLLALGQRPISNIVDCTNYIMFELGQPLHAFDFDRIEGATIRVAPASDGMRFTTLDGHERTLTAADLLIWDGAKPVALAGVMGGLNSEMGGDSANVLLEAAIFRPGTIRKTARRLALPSDASYRFERGVDQVMNRFCLDRAAQLMAETSGGTVVAGVASAEPRPWRDRVHTYRHERCMRLLGLDLEPAFAKKVFVLEGCGVDDSDPANWTVSSPSHRLDLEREVDLYEEVGRVYGLDRIPAVLPRVAKSLDGTVTAETEYGFIGRIKTWGAGVGLNEAINYSFVGADDLDRLGLPAGGRVFIANPLSEDQSVMRTDLAPGLLNTLKHNLAKGNTHIRVFEVAKRFVADAQSDTETSERSGLGLLLYGPRHAAEWPWLGGDVDYLDLKGHVEHLVENHLKLAAPECVLAGEHPFLNPCVDVRVGGQSVGVMGRVRESMADFYHARKEVWLAELDLDGLRQLVAANKVGFAPLPVFPPSRRDVTVIGPATLKAQAIRDVIAGAGVDILESVELVAEFVPEGQEEEREERNLSFRLTYRHPARTLKDTQVDKEHARVLEALTASLPVRF; encoded by the coding sequence ATGCGTGTCAGCTTAGATTGGTTGCGTGAATTTGTGCCCTATGAGGGCGAACCCCAGGCCCTGGGGGACCGGCTGACCATGCTCGGCCTCGAACTCGACGGCATCGAGGACCCCTTCGAGTCCGTCAAGGATCTGGTGGTCGGCCATGTTGTCGAGCGTTCGCCCCATCCCGAGGCGGACAAGCTCTCTGTCTGCCGGGTAGACGTGGGCGACGAGGTGCTCGACATCGTCTGTGGCGCGCCCAACGTGGCCGCCGGGCAGAAGGTGCCTGTGGCCAAGGTCGGCGTGACCATGCCTGACGGGCTCAAGATCAAGAAGGCCAAGCTGCGGGGCGTGAAGTCCAACGGTATGATCTGTTCTGAGCGCGAGCTGGGCTTTTCCGACGACCACGAGGGCATCTGGGTGCTCGACGATGTCCTGGTCCCCGGCGCGCGGCTGGTGGACGCCCTGAACCTGGAGCGCGTGGTCTTCGACTTCGACATCACGCCCAACCGGGCCGACTGCCTGTCCATCCTCGGTTTTGCCCGCGAGACCGCGCTCGCCTTTGACCTGCCCCTGACCCTGCCCGCCCTTGACCTCAAGGAAGCGGGCGGCAACGCGGCAGACGAGGTGCGCATCGTCATCGACGACCCGGAGTTGTGCCCCCTCTACAACGCCCGCGTCATCCGCGGCGTCAAGACCCGCAAGGGGCCGGACTGGATGCGTTTTCGCCTCCTGGCCCTGGGCCAGCGGCCCATCAGCAACATCGTGGACTGCACCAACTACATCATGTTCGAGCTAGGCCAGCCCCTGCACGCCTTTGATTTTGACCGGATCGAGGGCGCGACCATCCGCGTGGCTCCGGCCAGCGATGGCATGCGATTCACCACCCTGGACGGCCATGAGCGCACCCTGACCGCGGCTGACCTGCTCATTTGGGACGGGGCCAAACCCGTTGCCCTGGCTGGCGTCATGGGCGGCCTCAATTCCGAGATGGGGGGCGACTCGGCCAATGTCCTGCTCGAAGCCGCCATTTTCCGGCCCGGCACCATTCGCAAGACCGCGCGCAGGCTGGCCCTGCCGTCCGACGCCTCCTACCGCTTCGAGCGCGGGGTGGATCAGGTCATGAACCGGTTCTGCCTTGACCGCGCGGCCCAGCTCATGGCCGAGACTTCGGGCGGTACGGTGGTCGCGGGCGTGGCCAGCGCCGAGCCCAGACCGTGGCGCGACCGCGTCCACACCTACCGCCACGAGCGGTGCATGCGTCTGCTGGGCCTCGACCTGGAGCCGGCTTTCGCCAAAAAGGTCTTTGTGCTCGAAGGGTGCGGCGTGGACGACAGCGACCCGGCCAACTGGACCGTGTCCTCGCCCTCGCACCGGCTCGACCTGGAGCGCGAGGTGGACCTGTACGAGGAGGTGGGCCGCGTCTACGGGCTGGACCGCATTCCCGCGGTGCTGCCGAGGGTGGCCAAGTCCCTGGACGGCACGGTCACCGCCGAGACCGAGTACGGGTTCATAGGCCGCATCAAGACCTGGGGCGCGGGCGTGGGCCTCAACGAGGCCATCAATTACAGTTTCGTGGGCGCGGACGATCTCGACCGCCTCGGCCTGCCTGCCGGGGGGCGCGTGTTCATCGCCAATCCCCTGAGCGAAGACCAGAGCGTCATGCGCACCGATCTCGCGCCCGGCCTGCTCAACACCCTCAAGCACAACCTTGCCAAGGGCAATACCCATATCCGTGTCTTCGAAGTGGCCAAACGCTTTGTGGCCGATGCCCAGTCCGACACCGAGACCAGCGAGCGCTCCGGCCTGGGCCTCCTGCTCTATGGTCCGCGCCACGCCGCCGAGTGGCCCTGGCTGGGGGGTGACGTGGACTACCTGGACCTCAAGGGTCATGTGGAGCATCTGGTGGAGAACCACCTCAAGCTGGCCGCCCCGGAGTGCGTTCTGGCCGGGGAGCATCCCTTCCTCAACCCGTGCGTGGACGTGCGCGTGGGCGGACAGTCCGTGGGTGTCATGGGCCGGGTGCGCGAGTCCATGGCCGATTTCTACCACGCCCGCAAGGAAGTGTGGCTGGCCGAGCTTGACCTTGACGGACTGCGCCAGCTGGTGGCGGCCAACAAGGTGGGCTTTGCGCCGCTGCCCGTGTTCCCGCCCAGCCGCCGCGACGTGACGGTCATTGGCCCGGCCACCCTCAAGGCCCAGGCCATCCGCGATGTCATCGCGGGCGCTGGCGTGGACATCCTCGAATCCGTGGAACTGGTGGCCGAGTTCGTGCCCGAAGGGCAGGAAGAAGAGCGGGAAGAGCGCAATCTCTCCTTCCGTCTGACCTACCGCCACCCGGCCCGGACCCTCAAGGACACCCAGGTGGACAAGGAACACGCCAGGGTGCTTGAAGCCCTGACCGCGTCCCTGCCGGTCCGCTTTTAG
- a CDS encoding FliI/YscN family ATPase, translating to MASNSRLGLLESLDPCQTFGKVTKVVGLIAEGHGIRAPLGSVCYLIPEESPPIAAEVVGFRDGACLFMPYSDMRGIGPGNLIQNAATPPHMPVAKAMLGRALDCFGTPMDGKGPITPDAFVPLHREPPNPLERPRINEPLDVGIRSVNALLTLGKGQRVGIMAGSGVGKSTTLGMMARYTKADINVIALVGERGREVVEFMERDLGPEGMARSVLVVATSDKSPLIRMRAAYAATAVAEYFRDQGKDVLLMMDSVTRFAMAGREVGLAAGEPPTRGGYTPSVFAHLPQLLERAGKSAKGSITGIYTVLVDGDDFTEPIADSTRSILDGHIVLTRELADLGHYPAIDVLRSVSRLRGDITTNQAQADGQALLRHMATFKRVEDMVNIGAYQKGANVEVDKAIAMVAPINGFLRQLVTEREPLDSAFAKLHGLVAGNDPQPQAQPKQNAPQPQARPPKPPPLKRVPPPPSSIPVRRK from the coding sequence GTGGCGTCGAACTCGCGACTGGGACTGCTCGAAAGCCTGGACCCCTGCCAGACCTTCGGCAAGGTGACCAAGGTCGTGGGCCTCATCGCCGAGGGCCACGGCATCCGGGCTCCGCTTGGCTCGGTCTGCTATCTCATCCCGGAGGAAAGCCCGCCCATAGCAGCCGAAGTGGTCGGCTTTCGCGACGGCGCCTGCCTGTTCATGCCCTATTCCGACATGCGCGGCATCGGGCCGGGCAACCTCATCCAGAACGCGGCCACCCCGCCCCACATGCCCGTTGCCAAGGCCATGCTCGGACGAGCCCTGGACTGTTTCGGCACGCCCATGGACGGCAAGGGGCCGATCACGCCGGACGCCTTCGTGCCCCTGCACCGGGAGCCGCCCAACCCCCTGGAACGGCCACGCATCAACGAGCCGCTCGACGTGGGCATCCGCTCGGTCAACGCCCTGCTCACCCTGGGCAAGGGCCAGCGCGTGGGCATCATGGCCGGTTCGGGCGTGGGCAAATCCACGACGCTGGGCATGATGGCCCGCTACACCAAGGCGGACATCAACGTCATCGCCCTGGTGGGCGAGCGCGGCAGGGAGGTGGTGGAATTCATGGAGCGCGATCTCGGCCCCGAGGGCATGGCGCGCAGCGTACTGGTGGTCGCCACCTCGGACAAGAGCCCGCTCATCCGCATGCGCGCGGCCTATGCGGCCACAGCCGTGGCAGAATACTTCCGCGATCAGGGCAAGGATGTGCTGCTGATGATGGACTCGGTCACCCGGTTCGCCATGGCCGGTCGCGAGGTGGGTCTGGCCGCTGGCGAGCCGCCCACGCGCGGCGGCTACACCCCGAGCGTCTTCGCCCACCTGCCCCAGCTCCTGGAGCGCGCGGGCAAGAGCGCCAAAGGCTCCATCACCGGCATCTACACCGTGCTCGTGGACGGCGACGACTTTACCGAGCCCATTGCCGACTCGACCCGCTCCATCCTCGACGGCCACATCGTACTCACCCGCGAACTGGCCGACCTCGGCCATTACCCGGCCATCGACGTGCTCCGGTCCGTCAGCCGTCTGCGAGGCGACATCACCACAAATCAGGCCCAGGCAGACGGCCAGGCCTTGCTGCGGCACATGGCCACCTTCAAGCGGGTGGAAGACATGGTCAACATCGGCGCCTACCAGAAAGGCGCCAACGTCGAGGTGGACAAGGCCATTGCCATGGTCGCACCCATCAATGGATTTCTCCGGCAGTTGGTGACGGAACGGGAGCCGCTCGACTCCGCTTTCGCCAAACTGCACGGGCTGGTCGCCGGCAACGATCCGCAGCCACAGGCCCAGCCAAAGCAGAACGCCCCGCAGCCACAGGCCCGGCCGCCCAAGCCCCCGCCGCTCAAGCGGGTGCCACCGCCCCCCTCGTCCATTCCTGTGAGAAGAAAATAG
- a CDS encoding MerR family transcriptional regulator, producing MEELQGFKRYKIGQAAREIGVKTYVLRFWEGEFEEIEPIRTESGQRLYTEEHLEIIREIKRLLYDEKLTIDGAKRKLRTREQSGILREIHDELVFIKKLLKR from the coding sequence ATGGAAGAGTTACAGGGGTTCAAACGGTACAAGATCGGCCAGGCCGCGCGTGAGATAGGGGTCAAGACCTATGTCCTGCGTTTCTGGGAAGGGGAGTTCGAGGAGATCGAGCCTATCCGCACCGAGAGCGGCCAGCGGCTGTACACCGAAGAACACCTGGAGATCATCCGCGAGATCAAGCGATTGCTCTACGACGAAAAGCTGACTATCGACGGAGCCAAGCGCAAGCTGCGCACCCGCGAACAGAGCGGCATTCTCCGGGAAATCCACGACGAACTCGTCTTCATCAAAAAACTTCTGAAGCGCTGA
- a CDS encoding AsmA family protein, with protein sequence MKKVVKLGMIGAGILAALAVLALGVFIYTFDINNYKGAISRLVAEKTGRTVTFGGDIAMTLFPRLGVRMADISLSNASGFGQPQMLSARQARLEVRILPLLSGRVSFGHLALDGVVVGLERDATGRTNWGDLTDRVTSDPPAPDQGGAAGGAQSGQDTGSFVLEIAGVSLTESTLIWDDRRSGVSVTLDNVSLTTGTIGGAEPFPVTAQCGVRSVDPELSGTVEFSASTVVDSAVISLSEIVLTAKAEGKDVPGSSATVEVAADAVSVDMRGQTVRVDGLVVSGYQAAIRLAGSLTGFGAGGRLAATVGLDPFDARQSLAALGLDVPSTSDPSALTRVQGTADVVVDADGFEIRGLDATVDDTRISGSFAHRVREDRPDNVVRLALDTLDLDRYLAANGPDNAAKSAAASPGADMLIDTEVLRALSLDLEASAKSLRAGGVRLSDVQAVVKARHGLVRVSPVKATLYGGTLAAGATINVIGDRPKSDLIIGLDRVDVGGLSRDALGSDEYQGLLTFNGAVACEGARRDAMLRTMSGRTSFALANGVFPGVDLLGMARTTHASRSRTDGTVEAAKTDSTAFGSITGTGVITNGVLNNRDLEIMAPGLRAEGQGAVFLPTGALDYLIKAKLVATAQGQGGKTSSDLYGVLVPIRVTGTLAEPVYRVSLTEYAKALGGAVLDTAGSVIGTAGSVIGGVTGVIKDVGKAFVGGDNNATDTNGQEKKRGFFGLF encoded by the coding sequence ATGAAAAAAGTGGTGAAACTGGGCATGATTGGAGCAGGCATATTGGCGGCGCTGGCCGTCCTGGCGCTGGGCGTCTTCATTTACACCTTTGACATCAACAATTACAAGGGTGCCATTTCCCGGCTCGTGGCCGAAAAGACCGGGCGCACCGTGACCTTTGGCGGCGACATCGCCATGACGCTGTTTCCGCGCCTTGGCGTGCGCATGGCCGACATCTCCCTGAGCAACGCGTCCGGCTTCGGGCAGCCCCAGATGCTCTCGGCCCGGCAGGCCCGGCTCGAAGTGCGGATTCTGCCGCTGCTTTCAGGCAGGGTCAGCTTCGGCCATCTGGCTCTCGACGGGGTCGTTGTCGGCCTGGAACGCGATGCGACAGGCCGGACCAACTGGGGCGACCTGACGGACCGGGTCACCAGTGACCCGCCCGCCCCGGACCAGGGCGGCGCGGCGGGCGGGGCGCAGTCCGGTCAGGACACCGGCTCGTTCGTGCTGGAGATCGCGGGCGTGAGCCTGACGGAATCGACCCTGATCTGGGACGACCGCCGGTCCGGGGTCTCCGTGACTCTGGACAACGTCAGCCTGACCACAGGGACCATCGGCGGGGCGGAGCCGTTTCCTGTGACAGCGCAATGCGGGGTGCGCAGTGTGGACCCGGAATTGTCCGGCACTGTTGAATTTTCAGCCAGCACGGTGGTCGACTCCGCCGTCATATCCCTGAGCGAAATAGTCCTCACGGCCAAGGCCGAGGGAAAGGACGTGCCCGGATCAAGCGCCACGGTGGAGGTTGCGGCGGACGCGGTCTCCGTGGATATGCGCGGGCAGACCGTCCGGGTCGATGGGCTGGTTGTGAGCGGGTATCAGGCGGCCATTCGGCTGGCCGGTTCGCTGACCGGGTTCGGCGCTGGCGGCAGACTCGCGGCCACTGTCGGGCTGGACCCCTTCGACGCCCGGCAGTCCCTGGCCGCCCTGGGCCTGGACGTGCCGTCCACCAGCGACCCATCGGCCCTGACGCGGGTGCAGGGCACGGCGGATGTGGTTGTCGATGCGGACGGGTTCGAGATCAGGGGACTCGACGCGACCGTGGACGACACGCGGATTTCCGGCAGCTTTGCCCATCGCGTGCGCGAGGACAGGCCCGACAATGTGGTGCGGCTGGCTCTCGACACCCTTGACCTGGATCGGTACCTTGCCGCGAACGGGCCGGACAATGCAGCCAAGTCGGCAGCCGCTTCGCCGGGCGCGGACATGCTCATCGACACCGAAGTCCTGCGCGCCCTGAGCCTGGACCTTGAGGCCTCGGCGAAAAGCCTGCGTGCGGGCGGGGTGCGGCTCTCCGACGTGCAGGCCGTGGTCAAGGCGCGTCACGGACTGGTCCGCGTCAGCCCGGTCAAGGCAACGCTCTACGGCGGCACCCTGGCCGCAGGGGCGACCATCAACGTGATCGGCGACCGCCCAAAGTCTGACCTCATCATCGGCCTGGACCGCGTTGACGTGGGCGGATTGTCACGGGATGCCCTGGGTTCCGACGAATATCAGGGGCTGCTCACCTTCAACGGCGCGGTGGCCTGCGAGGGCGCGCGGCGTGACGCCATGCTCCGCACCATGAGCGGCAGAACCTCCTTTGCCCTTGCCAATGGCGTGTTCCCCGGTGTCGACCTGCTCGGCATGGCCAGGACCACCCATGCAAGCCGCAGCCGCACCGACGGGACCGTGGAGGCGGCCAAGACCGATTCCACCGCCTTTGGCTCCATCACCGGCACGGGCGTGATCACCAACGGCGTTCTCAACAACCGCGATCTGGAGATCATGGCCCCGGGACTGCGCGCCGAAGGTCAGGGCGCGGTGTTCCTGCCCACGGGCGCGCTCGACTATCTGATCAAGGCCAAGCTGGTGGCCACGGCGCAGGGGCAGGGTGGCAAGACATCAAGCGACCTCTACGGGGTTCTTGTGCCCATCCGGGTGACAGGCACCCTGGCCGAGCCTGTCTACCGGGTCTCCCTCACGGAATACGCCAAGGCCCTGGGCGGCGCGGTGCTTGACACGGCGGGCAGCGTCATCGGCACTGCGGGCAGTGTCATTGGCGGTGTCACCGGGGTCATCAAGGATGTGGGCAAGGCGTTTGTGGGCGGCGACAACAATGCCACGGACACAAACGGGCAGGAGAAGAAGCGCGGCTTTTTCGGACTTTTCTGA
- the pheS gene encoding phenylalanine--tRNA ligase subunit alpha codes for MNDALKSFLEGLDSLAQDCESRKGQACSLKELDELRIEFLGRKGKLAQSMGQLGRLDATEKPAGGKKANEVKQCITTLLDAWQAELSQAESGRALSRFDPTMPGRRPWAGSLHPVTLVMDEICDVLTGLGFEHAAGPEVENDWNNFEALNIPPEHPARDMQDTLYVSERIVLRTHTSPMQIRSMLKRQPPLAVIAPGKVYRRDSDLTHTPMFHQIEGLLVDHNVSMGDLRGTLTAFVRQLFGARTEVRFRPSFFPFTEPSAEVDISCVLCGGAGSRDGSTCRVCKGTGWVEILGCGMVDPNVFRSVGYDAELYTGFAFGLGIERVAMLKYGIGDLRMFFENDVRFLEQFA; via the coding sequence GTGAACGATGCATTGAAGTCCTTCCTGGAAGGACTCGACAGCCTGGCCCAGGATTGCGAGTCTCGCAAGGGCCAGGCTTGTTCGTTGAAGGAACTGGACGAGTTGCGCATCGAGTTTCTCGGACGCAAAGGCAAGCTGGCCCAATCCATGGGCCAGCTTGGCCGTCTCGACGCCACGGAAAAACCTGCGGGTGGCAAGAAGGCCAACGAGGTCAAGCAGTGCATCACCACGCTGCTCGACGCGTGGCAGGCCGAGCTTTCCCAGGCCGAGTCGGGCCGCGCCCTGTCCAGATTCGACCCCACCATGCCGGGCCGCAGGCCCTGGGCCGGTTCGCTGCACCCCGTGACCCTGGTCATGGACGAGATATGCGACGTGCTGACCGGGCTCGGGTTCGAGCACGCTGCCGGGCCGGAGGTCGAGAACGACTGGAACAACTTCGAGGCCCTGAACATCCCGCCCGAGCATCCGGCGCGCGACATGCAGGACACCCTGTACGTCTCCGAGCGGATCGTGCTGCGCACCCACACCTCGCCCATGCAGATCAGGAGCATGCTCAAGCGCCAGCCGCCGCTGGCGGTCATCGCGCCCGGCAAGGTCTACCGCCGCGACTCGGACCTGACCCACACCCCCATGTTCCACCAGATCGAGGGGCTGCTCGTGGACCATAACGTGTCCATGGGCGACCTGCGCGGCACCCTGACCGCCTTTGTCCGCCAGCTCTTCGGAGCCAGGACCGAGGTCCGGTTCAGGCCGAGCTTCTTCCCCTTCACCGAGCCCAGCGCCGAGGTGGACATCTCCTGCGTCCTGTGCGGGGGCGCGGGGTCGAGGGACGGCTCCACCTGCCGCGTGTGCAAGGGCACGGGCTGGGTCGAGATCCTGGGCTGCGGCATGGTCGATCCCAACGTCTTTCGGTCCGTGGGCTACGATGCCGAGTTGTATACCGGATTCGCCTTTGGCCTGGGCATCGAGCGGGTGGCCATGCTCAAGTACGGCATCGGCGACCTGCGCATGTTCTTCGAGAACGACGTTCGATTTCTCGAACAGTTCGCCTAG